A single Anopheles maculipalpis chromosome 3RL, idAnoMacuDA_375_x, whole genome shotgun sequence DNA region contains:
- the LOC126562165 gene encoding CWF19-like protein 1 homolog — protein sequence MEVLQQYKNNVKTVAAPVYILGPTRQEQAECYTGTEDGDICTNLSYLGKRGVYTTSGGLKIAYLSGIASSEGNTEGNNEWTYGKADAIAVRDSCLASKANMGDFRGIDILLTSQWPFGMQENVKDSSKLVSWLANAVKPRYHFCGLNDEFYESPPYRNLPDKNTQMELATRFVGLASFGNPEKKKHIYALNITPVEKMRVLELIQKTTDEIPSPYTDLSLLTETDNRNTGDKKDDQYFYDMNTYDDNNRRNKRRSNDPSQGQKRARPTFDQEKCWFCLSAGSIEKHLIISVGDHFYLALAKGPITETHILILSITHIQCAALLSEPQWTELVRFKKALTQFYADRDQKVFFYERNFKTGHLQINAIGIDENVAWKIQHVLEDKGEEYSVQLEKVPTLNAPTDLPEKGPYFVAELPDGTVMLTRQMKGFPLHFGREVICADNLLNCEEKADWRQCNGTKEEEDEMVKNFRESFKPYDFTV from the exons ATGGAAGTACTGCAGCAGTACAAAAACAACGTAAAGACAG TTGCTGCACCCGTTTACATACTTGGTCCCACACGTCAGGAGCAGGCTGAATGCTACACGGGAACAGAGGATGGAGATATATGTACAAATCTTAGCTACCTCGGAAAGCGGGGTGTTTATACAACTTCCGGTGGTCTTAAAATTGCTTACCTTAGTGGTATTGCAAGCTCAGAGGGTAACACCGAGGGCAACAATGAATGGACATACGGTAAAGCAGACGCCATCGCTGTTCGTGATTCCTGCTTAGCTAGCAAGGCTAACATGGGAGATTTTAGAGGCATAGACATATTGCTAACATCTCAGTGGCCTTTCGGTATGCAGGAGAATGTAAAAGATAGTTCCAAGCTGGTTTCATGGCTAGCGAATGCCGTGAAACCAAGATACCACTTTTGTGGTTTAAATGATGAATTCTATGAATCTCCACCGTATCG AAATCTACCGGACAAAAACACCCAGATGGAACTGGCAACTCGGTTCGTTGGCCTAGCAAGCTTTGGTAATcccgagaagaaaaaacacatctaCGCATTAAACATAACACCGGTAGAGAAAATGCGTGTGCTGGAATTGATACAAAAAACCACTGATGAAATCCCTTCTCCTTACACCGACCTATCGCTCCTAACGGAAACCGATAACAGAAACACCGGTGACAAAAAAGACGATCAATACTTTTACGATATGAATACGTACGATGATAACAATCGGCGAAACAAACGACGCTCCAATGATCCCAGCCAGGGCCAGAAGCGTGCCAGACCAACGTTCGATCAGGAAAAGTGTTGGTTCTGCCTGTCTGCCGGTAGTATCGAAAAGCATCTGATAATATCGGTTGGAGATCATTTTTATCTCGCACTTGCGAAGGGTCCAATCACCGAAACTCACATCCTTATCCTTtccatcacacacatacagtgtgCTGCATTGTTATCAGAACCACAGTGGACGGAATTGGTACGTTTTAAAAAAGCGCTCACCCAATTTTACGCCGATCGTGATCAGAAGGTGTTCTTTTACGAACGGAACTTTAAAACGGGCCACCTACAAATCAACGCTATCGGAATCGATGAAAACGTTGCTTGGAAGATACAGCACGTGCTGGAGGATAAGGGGGAAGAGTACAGTGTGCAGCTGGAGAAAGTGCCAACACTCAATGCTCCAACAGACCTACCGGAAAAGGGACCCTACTTCGTGGCGGAACTACCGGATGGGACGGTAATGCTGACACGACAAATGAAAGGATTCCCGTTGCACTTCGGGCGGGAGGTTATCTGTGCGGACAATTTGTTAAACTGCGAAGAGAAAGCGGACTGGCGGCAGTGTAACGGTACGAAGGAGGAAGAGGACGAGATGGTTAAAAACTTTCGTGAAAGTTTCAAACCGTACGATTTTACGGTATAA
- the LOC126563510 gene encoding LOW QUALITY PROTEIN: uncharacterized protein LOC126563510 (The sequence of the model RefSeq protein was modified relative to this genomic sequence to represent the inferred CDS: inserted 2 bases in 1 codon), with translation MRKRQKLLPGLSDLTVLVLLARFALVLGQTTCNNGQGRVLYERLPNQQLQGFDDDVVRDSAPPFRVLEKCQDLCLRDRTASNNLGRACTSFDFQPGSRIASFSGSVEYEESTCYLTREQAAPEGIGNLMLVPNSVHFTEVCITSSRPDRECPSRRYVFERHPRKKLKLPVSDIKEVTAANRSDCEDKCLNEFSFVCRSANYDSTLRSCAMSRFTRRTHPELLEDDPNSDYLENTCLNAERRCDGLIVYVKEENKRLGGPFEVEIFNNMTLEECQSLCLRAEKYFCRSIEFDDQTKQCILSEEDSVSQKDDLSISSSPTHHFYDLVCLDNQRGTEYPDNSVTSHLFASGRRPDTAFQRYRNSRLGGEFHSEITGRSLSECLDECLRQTSFQCRSAVYSDRFRTCRLSRYNQRDGMRIIYDADYDYYENLMPHLVGGDTDTTNGRPDPTDWRPPYGGGXGHLFALKDRIIVCAFNVNLYLISIDRDRDRVPDDRIPPGRYPPGDRYPMGPRPDYGGESFPGGYPPTDRYPGVTDRYPAGPGTDRYPTGGGEYDGRYPPVYDNRYPGDRYGPTDRYPGDRDPDPMYPGPGGPMRYPPPLPPPDSRYPSDSRYPPPMPDSRYPMDRYPPPPDSRYPSDSRYPPDARYPPTQPDTGRYPAGPAPDSRYPPPPVHSQRPDSRYPMMAPPATRYPPPQYMPHMYGSGVYPVVPSRAPPNRGYPPDPYPAPVRPVDSNRYPPPETRYPLEPIGAQGRYPPPTSPNVSPFHKYMTGPGRPPGYDPYMGGYEPQRGYVDDRYGGYYPSAGGRLPPPIPMPAFPDRDRGYRRPAVGMAPDGGGYPFEIPYGPSGTGYDNTLGGGDGFGGYGPQRPYETRCDNSDVFKQVASKRKMRKQYIRRVINAPSLGICQQECAGARDFMCRSFNYRDSAPYETEGNCELSDRDSRDLEVPSTQMFESDSSDYYERTPGRGGPHDECLDVGQVCNEDGMEFTLRTPEGFVGRIYAYGFYDRCFFRGNGGTVNVLRISGPQGYPECGTQRYGDTMTNIIVVQFSDNVQTGRDKRFNLTCMFRGPGEAVVTSGYIGAGSGSPIPIEYLPAENSMSNKVRLMILYQGRPTTTIAVGDPLTFRLESQDGYSHATDIFATNVVARDPYSGRSVQLIDNYGCPVDSLVFPELGRSRDNDALEARFNAFKIPESNFLVFEATVRTCRGGCQPAYCPGPSGRSEPSFGRRKRSIENVTETIGTAEPLVAESDDQEDDEVSIVNGTMVNENATSAKEKDTSGTIAAEAEVTSPGEMPEQVREMIEVFQSREEMQQDTVARKMVAPIESVCLTHAEYYGLISAVILLIILLISITFAAGIVYRSYWKVFIKNRTLDRSSPVNSFSPSALHNVSGSQFEASGRTHSTASRGGPHVRTPGVSLFGSGLQKTFATGNLSRMCQIPVMNPLSRNGAPKSEFDDPSEPIYTDPSLFERSRSLRSIAVDQTEDGNNV, from the exons ATGCGCAAAAGGCAAAAGCTCCTACCGGGGCTATCCGATCTAACCGTACTCGTCCTGCTCGCTCGGTTCGCCCTGGTGCTCGGTCAAACGACCTGCAACAACGGCCAGGGACGTGTACTATACGAGCGACTCCCGAACCAGCAGCTGCAAGGCTTCGACGATGACGTCGTGCGTGATTCGGCACCACCGTTTCGGGTGCTGGAGAAATGCCAGGACCTCTGTCTACGGGATCGAACTGCATCGAACAATCTTGGCCGTGCCTGCACAAGCTTCGACTTCCAGCCCGGCAGCCGAATTGCATCGTTCAGTGGAAGCGTTGAGTATGAGGAGTCAACGTGCTACCTAACGCGGGAACAGGCCGCTCCCGAAGGTATCGGTAACCTGATGCTCGTGCCGAACAGTGTACATTTTACGGAAGTTTGCATCACCT CTAGTCGACCCGATCGGGAATGTCCCAGCCGGCGTTACGTGTTTGAACGTCATCCAAGAAAGAAGCTGAAGCTCCCAGTATCCGACATCAAGGAGGTGACGGCAGCTAATCGTTCCGACTGCGAGGATAAGTGTCTTAACGAGTTCTCGTTTGTGTGCCGTTCGGCTAACTATGATTCGACGTTGCGCAGCTGTGCCATGAGTCGTTTCACTAGACGAACGCACCCGGAACTGCTGGAAGATGATCCCAACTCGGACTATCTAGAGAACACCTGTCTAAATGCGGAACGGCGTTGCGACGGATTGATCGTGTACGTAAAGGAGGAAAACAAGCGCCTCGGTGGTCCGTTTGAGGTGGAGATCTTTAACAACATGACGCTGGAAGAGTGCCAGTCGCTGTGTCTCCGCGCGGAAAAGTATTTCTGTCGTTCGATCGAGTTTGATGATCAAACCAAGCAATGCATCCTGTCGGAGGAAGATTCCGTCTCGCAGAAGGACGATCTCAGCATCAGTTCCAGCCCAACCCACCACTTTTACGATCTTGTCTGTCTGGATAATC AGCGTGGTACCGAATATCCGGACAACTCCGTCACGTCCCATCTGTTTGCGAGTGGCCGTAGGCCCGATACCGCCTTCCAGCGTTATCGCAACTCGCGGCTGGGCGGTGAGTTTCACTCGGAAATCACTGGCAGGTCGCTTAGCGAGTGTCTTGACGAATGCCTGCGGCAGACGAGCTTCCAATGCCGGTCAGCCGTCTATAGCGATCGGTTCCGCACCTGTCGTCTCAGCCGCTACAACCAGCGGGACGGTATGCGCATCATCTACGATGCCGATTACGATTACTATGAGAATTTGATGC CGCACCTAGTTGGAGGAGACACGGACACGACGAATGGACGACCGGATCCTACGGATTGGAGACCACCGTACGGAGGAGG AGGCCATTTGTTCGCATTGAAAGATAGGATAATTGTTTGTGCATTCAATGTTAATTTATATCTCATATCCATAGATCGTGATCGGGATCGTGTGCCGGATGATAGGATTCCTCCAGGACGTTATCCACCAGGTGATCGGTATCCGATGGGACCGAGACCCGACTATGGAG GTGAATCTTTCCCCGGTGGCTATCCACCAACGGATCGCTACCCAGGGGTTACCGACCGCTACCCAGCCGGTCCCGGTACTGATCGCTATCCAACCGGTGGCGGTGAATACGATGGACGCTATCCACCCGTGTACGACAATCGCTATCCAGGCGATCGGTACGGTCCAACCGATCGCTATCCCGGAGATCGTGATCCCGATCCTATGTATCCAGGACCGGGAGGTCCTATGCGGTATCCACCGCCACTTCCACCACCAGATTCACGCTATCCTTCCGACTCACGCTATCCTCCACCGATGCCAGATTCTCGCTATCCGATGGATCGGTATCCACCTCCACCTGATTCACGCTATCCCTCTGATTCGCGTTATCCTCCCGATGCACGTTACCCACCAACCCAACCGGACACTGGCCGTTATCCAGCTGGGCCAGCACCGGACTCACGCTATCCACCTCCGCCGGTACATTCTCAGCGTCCCGATTCGAGGTACCCAATGATGGCACCACCGGCCACTCGCTATCCTCCACCCCAGTACATGCCACACATGTACGGATCGGGTGTGTATCCGGTAGTACCGTCGAGAGCACCACCAAACCGTGGCTACCCACCCGATCCATATCCGGCACCGGTACGTCCAGTAGACAGCAATCGTTATCCACCGCCGGAAACACGCTATCCACTCGAACCGATCGGAGCGCAGGGTCGGTATCCTCCACCAACCTCGCCGAATGTTTCACCGTTCCACAAGTACATGACCGGACCGGGACGTCCGCCGG GCTACGATCCTTACATGGGAGGCTATGAACCGCAGCGTGGTTACGTTGACGATCGTTACGGTGGATACTACCCCAGTGCCGGAGGTCGCCTTCCACCACCAATTCCAATGCCTGCGTTCCCTGATCGTGATCGTGGTTACCGTCGACCGGCAGTCGGTATGGCACCGGACGGCGGTGGCTATCCGTTCGAAATACCTTACGGACCGTCAGGAACCGGGTACGACAATACACTCGGCGGAGGTGACGGATTCGGTGGTTACGGACCCCAGCGACCGTACGAAACGCGGTGTGACAATTCGGACGTTTTCAAGCAAGTTGCCTCGAAGCGCAAGATGCGCAAGCAGTACATTCGGCGCGTGATCAATGCACCGTCACTCGGCATCTGCCAGCAGGAGTGTGCCGGAGCGCGGGACTTTATGTGCCGTAGCTTCAACTATCGGGACAGTGCACCTTACGAAACGGAAGGCAACTGTGAGTTGAGTGATCGTGATTCGCGCGATTTGGAAGTGCCGAGTACGCAGATGTTCGAGAGTGACAGCTCCGATTACTACGAGCGTACACCGGGCCGTGGAGGTCCGCACGACGAATGTCTTGACG TTGGACAGGTTTGTAATGAGGATGGTATGGAATTTACGCTCCGCACACCGGAAGGCTTTGTGGGACGTATTTATGCGTACGGGTTCTACGATCGGTGCTTCTTCCGTGGTAACGGTGGTACGGTGAATGTGCTGAGAATTAGTGGACCACAGGGATATCCGGAGTGTGGCACGCAACGG TATGGTGACACGATGACAAACATCATAGTGGTACAGTTCTCGGATAACGTACAAACTGGCCGTGATAAGCGATTCAATCTGACCTGCATGTTCCGAGGACCTGGTGAAGCTGTAGTCACGTCGGGATATATAGGCGCAGG ATCTGGCAGCCCGATCCCGATCGAGTATCTGCCAGCGGAGAACTCGATGAGCAACAAGGTGCGCTTGATGATACTATACCAAGGACGCCCAACAACCACGATCGCTGTTGGTGATCCACTAACTTTCCGACTGGAATCGCAAGATGGTTACAGTCACGCTACGGACATTTTTGCAACGAACGTGGTCGCTAGGGATCCATACTCTGGACGAAGTGTTCAGCTGATCGATAATTATGG atGCCCTGTGGATAGTTTAGTGTTCCCCGAACTCGGAAGATCCCGCGATAATGACGCGCTGGAGGCACGGTTCAACGCATTCAAGATACCGGAATCGAACTTCCTCGTGTTCGAAGCTACCGTAAGAACGTGTCGTGGAGGATGTCAACCG GCTTACTGTCCAGGACCTAGCGGACGCTCAGAACCTTCATTCGGCCGTCGCAAGCGTTCGATCGAGAACGTTACAGAAACGATCGGTACAGCCGAACCACTGGTAGCCGAAAGCGATGATCAGGAAGACGACGAAGTGTCGATCGTGAACGGTACAATGGTGAATGAAAATGCCACCAGTGCAAAGGAAAAGGATACCTCCGGGACGATAGCAGCAGAGGCGGAAGTAACGAGCCCGGGCGAAATGCCAGAGCAAGTGCGCGAAATGATTGAG GTGTTTCAATCTCGCGAAGAGATGCAACAGGATACGGTCGCACGCAAGATGGTCGCACCGATCGAGTCCGTTTGCTTGACGCATGCCGAATACTATGGGTTGATCAGTGCGGTCATTCTGTTGATTATCTTGCTGATCAGCATTACGTTCGCGGCAGGAATCGTGTACCGTAGCTATTGGAAGGTGTTTATCAAGAACCGTACACTCGATCGTAGCTCGCCAGTGAATTCGTTTAGCCCGTCCGCACTGCACAACGTGTCCGGAAGTCAGTTTGAAGCGTCCGGAAGGACACACTCGACGGCAAGCCGTGGAGGACCTCACGTACGTACACCGGGTGTTTCACTGTTCGGAAGCGGTCTTCAGAAAACGTTCGCTACTGG TAATCTATCACGCATGTGTCAGATACCGGTAATGAATCCACTGTCCAGGAATGGTGCACCCAAAAGTGAATTTGATGACCCGAGCGAACCGATCTACACTGATCCATCCCTTTTTGAACGATCAAG ATCACTGCGCAGCATAGCCGTCGATCAAACGGAAGATGGCAACAATGTCTGA